The proteins below are encoded in one region of Segatella copri:
- a CDS encoding RNA polymerase sigma factor, producing the protein MKLESEKELLDDISSGSRAAMHRLYERYVGYAMAVALRYIPMRDDAEDVVQDSFIKVFSGISKFEYRGEGALQAWLLRIVTNEAVNFVRQQKRFTIVDEVPDDIEDEESEVERVPPAELTRMIGELPDGYRLVLNMFVFEQKSHKEIAQLLGIKESSSASQYLRAKKLLGKKVKDYLSQADCSDNKELNHINEKSNE; encoded by the coding sequence TTGAAATTGGAATCGGAAAAGGAACTCTTAGACGACATCAGTAGCGGCAGTCGGGCAGCCATGCACAGATTGTACGAACGCTATGTGGGGTATGCCATGGCCGTAGCGCTGAGGTATATCCCTATGCGCGATGATGCTGAAGATGTAGTGCAAGATAGTTTTATAAAAGTCTTTTCCGGCATTTCAAAGTTTGAATATCGGGGTGAGGGCGCTCTTCAGGCTTGGCTCCTGCGGATAGTGACAAATGAAGCTGTCAACTTTGTAAGGCAGCAAAAGCGCTTCACTATCGTGGACGAAGTTCCCGATGATATTGAGGATGAAGAGTCTGAAGTAGAAAGAGTTCCGCCTGCAGAACTGACAAGAATGATAGGAGAATTGCCTGATGGGTACAGACTGGTTCTTAACATGTTTGTTTTTGAACAGAAAAGCCATAAAGAAATTGCACAGCTGTTAGGCATCAAAGAAAGCAGTTCTGCTTCACAATATTTGCGGGCGAAAAAGCTGTTGGGCAAAAAGGTGAAAGATTATCTGAGCCAGGCAGATTGTAGTGATAATAAAGAGTTGAATCATATAAATGAGAAAAGTAATGAGTAA